A section of the Dromaius novaehollandiae isolate bDroNov1 chromosome 6, bDroNov1.hap1, whole genome shotgun sequence genome encodes:
- the HMX2 gene encoding homeobox protein HMX2 has protein sequence MSSKEDPSKCCPAVAPLSTFTIQSILGSGGGGGREPGTKAAAAWPARPRNLSLSSDDEEPEESWRHRGCFCPEAPGPKETCHKHQPLGFACLGNAKGSGAAAAAGAERPPFLSPSQQDFKEEKEKPLGPSSPSGGDRQRDGGDRQAGAAKKKTRTVFSRSQVYQLESTFDMKRYLSSSERACLASSLQLTETQVKTWFQNRRNKWKRQLSAELEAANMAHASAQTLVGMPLVFRDNSLLRVPVPRSIAFPAPLYYPGSNLSALPLYNLYNKIDY, from the exons ATGAGCAGCAAAGAAGACCCGAGCAAGTGCTGTCCGGCCGTCGCTCCGCTCTCCACCTTCACCATCCAGTCCATcctgggcagcggcggcggcggcggccgggagcccgGCACCAAGGCGGCCGCCGCctggcccgcccgcccccggaaCCTCTCGCTGTCCTCCGACGACGAGGAGCCCGAGGAGAGCTGGCGGCACCGCGGCTGCTTCTGCCCCGAGGCGCCCGGCCCCAAGGAGACGTGCCACAAGCACCAGCCCCTCGGCTTCGCCTGCCTCG GCAACGCCAaggggagcggagcggccgcggcggccggcgcggagcggccgcccTTCCTCTCGCCGTCCCAGCAGGACTttaaggaggagaaggagaagcccttGGGGCCCTCCTCGCCCTCCGGCGGGGACCGGCAGCGCGACGGCGGGGACCGGCAGGCCGGCGCCGCCAAGAAGAAGACGCGCACGGTGTTCAGCCGCAGCCAGGTCTACCAGCTGGAGTCCACCTTCGACATGAAGCGCTACCTGAGCAGCTCCGAGCGggcctgcctggcctccagcctgCAGCTCACCGAGACCCAGGTGAAGACCTGGTTCCAGAACCGCAGGAACAAGTGGAAACGGCAGCTCTCGGCCGAGCTGGAGGCGGCCAACATGGCCCACGCCTCGGCGCAGACTCTGGTGGGCATGCCGCTGGTGTTCAGAGACAATTCCCTCCTCCGGGTGCCGGTGCCCCGGTCCATCGCCTTCCCGGCCCCTCTCTACTACCCCGGCAGCAACCTCTCGGCCTTACCCCTCTACAACCTCTACAACAAGATCGACTACTGA
- the BUB3 gene encoding mitotic checkpoint protein BUB3 isoform X1, with protein sequence MKTMTGSNEFKLNQTPDDGISSVKFSPNTSQFLLVSSWDTTVRLYDVPANTMRLKYQHSGAVLDCAFYDPTHAWSGGLDQQLKMHDLNTDQENLVGAHDAPIRCVEYCPEVNVMVTGSWDQTVKLWDPRTPCNAGTFSQPEKVYTLSVSGDRLIVGTAGRRVLVWDLRNMGYVQQRRESSLKYQTRCIRAFPNKQGYVLSSIEGRVAVEYLDPSPEIQKKKYAFKCHRLKENNIEQIYPVNAISFHNVHNTFATGGSDGFVNIWDPFNKKRLCQFHRYPTSIASLAFSNDGTTLAIASSYMYEMDDIEHPEDGIYIRQVTDAETKPKST encoded by the exons ATGAAAACG ATGACAGGGTCAAACGAGTTCAAACTAAACCAAACTCCAGATGATGGTATTTCATCGGTAAAGTTTAGTCCAAATACATCTCAGTTTCTGCTTGTTTCATCCTGGGACACAACTGTCCGGCTCTATGATGTTCCTGCCAACACCATGAGACTCAAATATCAACATTCAGGAGCTGTCCTTGACTGTGCTTTTTAT GATCCAACCCATGCCTGGAGTGGAGGATTAGATCAGCAATTGAAAATGCATGATCTAAACACGGACCAAG AAAACCTTGTTGGTGCCCATGATGCTCCTATCAGATGCGTTGAGTATTGCCCAGAAGTGAATGTAATGGTGACTGGAAGCTGGGATCAAACAGTTAAATTGTGGGATCCCAGAACTCCCTGCAATGCAGGAACTTTCTCTCAACCTGAAAAG gtgtaTACGCTGTCTGTGTCTGGAGATAGACTAATTGTGGGGACAGCAGGTCGGAGAGTGCTGGTGTGGGATTTGCGGAACATGGGCTATGTTCAGCAGCGAAGAGAATCGAGCCTGAAGTATCAGACTCGCTGTATCAGGGCATTTCCAAATAAACAG GGTTATGTTTTAAGTTCTATTGAAGGTCGTGTTGCAGTAGAATACTTGGATCCAAGTCcagaaatacagaagaagaaatatgcATTCAAATGTCACCGTTTGAAGGAGAATAACATTGAGCAGATTTATCCAGTTAATGCCATTTCTTTCCATAATGTCCATAACACATTTGCTACAG GAGGTTCTGATGGATTTGTAAATATTTGGGATCCCTTTAATAAGAAACGACTGTGTCAGTTCCATCGGTATCCCACAAGCATAGCATCACTTGCCTTCAGCAATGATGGAACCACCCTTGCCATAGCTTCTTCATATATGTATGAAATGGATGACATTGAACATCCTGAAGATGGTATCTATATTCGCCAAGTGACAGATGCAGAAACAAAACCTAA
- the BUB3 gene encoding mitotic checkpoint protein BUB3 isoform X2: MKTMTGSNEFKLNQTPDDGISSVKFSPNTSQFLLVSSWDTTVRLYDVPANTMRLKYQHSGAVLDCAFYDPTHAWSGGLDQQLKMHDLNTDQENLVGAHDAPIRCVEYCPEVNVMVTGSWDQTVKLWDPRTPCNAGTFSQPEKVYTLSVSGDRLIVGTAGRRVLVWDLRNMGYVQQRRESSLKYQTRCIRAFPNKQGYVLSSIEGRVAVEYLDPSPEIQKKKYAFKCHRLKENNIEQIYPVNAISFHNVHNTFATGGSDGFVNIWDPFNKKRLCQFHRYPTSIASLAFSNDGTTLAIASSYMYEMDDIEHPEDGIYIRQVTDAETKPK; this comes from the exons ATGAAAACG ATGACAGGGTCAAACGAGTTCAAACTAAACCAAACTCCAGATGATGGTATTTCATCGGTAAAGTTTAGTCCAAATACATCTCAGTTTCTGCTTGTTTCATCCTGGGACACAACTGTCCGGCTCTATGATGTTCCTGCCAACACCATGAGACTCAAATATCAACATTCAGGAGCTGTCCTTGACTGTGCTTTTTAT GATCCAACCCATGCCTGGAGTGGAGGATTAGATCAGCAATTGAAAATGCATGATCTAAACACGGACCAAG AAAACCTTGTTGGTGCCCATGATGCTCCTATCAGATGCGTTGAGTATTGCCCAGAAGTGAATGTAATGGTGACTGGAAGCTGGGATCAAACAGTTAAATTGTGGGATCCCAGAACTCCCTGCAATGCAGGAACTTTCTCTCAACCTGAAAAG gtgtaTACGCTGTCTGTGTCTGGAGATAGACTAATTGTGGGGACAGCAGGTCGGAGAGTGCTGGTGTGGGATTTGCGGAACATGGGCTATGTTCAGCAGCGAAGAGAATCGAGCCTGAAGTATCAGACTCGCTGTATCAGGGCATTTCCAAATAAACAG GGTTATGTTTTAAGTTCTATTGAAGGTCGTGTTGCAGTAGAATACTTGGATCCAAGTCcagaaatacagaagaagaaatatgcATTCAAATGTCACCGTTTGAAGGAGAATAACATTGAGCAGATTTATCCAGTTAATGCCATTTCTTTCCATAATGTCCATAACACATTTGCTACAG GAGGTTCTGATGGATTTGTAAATATTTGGGATCCCTTTAATAAGAAACGACTGTGTCAGTTCCATCGGTATCCCACAAGCATAGCATCACTTGCCTTCAGCAATGATGGAACCACCCTTGCCATAGCTTCTTCATATATGTATGAAATGGATGACATTGAACATCCTGAAGATGGTATCTATATTCGCCAAGTGACAGATGCAGAAACAAAACCTAAGTGA